One genomic region from Prionailurus bengalensis isolate Pbe53 chromosome C1, Fcat_Pben_1.1_paternal_pri, whole genome shotgun sequence encodes:
- the CD160 gene encoding CD160 antigen has translation MVLEPGRPCLGIPMCFQEIEAKDITGANVCFEFLQLLTTCRTLMAPGRGCLVLAILLAMVDIRLGGCLHILSSFSQDGKQLSLICTLRHTKEEAEGAIVFLCKDRSSGCFPETSLRQLRLRRDPREDGISERSSQLVFTINHATPSDSGTYQCCATSQRPDMRLQGHFFSVLVTEAGNYTVKGLKQRRHLEFTHSQGTPSSGFLQKVWVMLATSLLALQAL, from the exons ATGGTCTTGGAGCCCGGAAGGCCTTGTCTAGGAATCCCCATGTGCTTTCAGGAAATCGAGGCCAAGGACATCACTGGAGCCAACGTTTGCTTTGAGTTTCTGCAGCTGCTGACAACGTGCCGGACCCTGATGGCACCTGGCAGAGGCTGCTTGGTCCTGGCCATTCTGCTGGCGATGGTGGACATCCGACTTGGTG gGTGCTTGCACATCCTCAGCTCATTTTCCCAGGATGGAAAGCAATTAAGCTTGATCTGTACTTTGCGGCATACAAAAGAAGAGGCTGAGGGTGCTATAGTGTTTTTGTGCAAGGACAGGTCTTCGGGCTGTTTCCCTGAGACCAGCCTGCGGCAACTGAGACTTCGACGGGATCCCAGGGAAGATGGCATCAGCGAAAGATCATCTCAGTTGGTGTTCACCATAAACCATGCCACACCATCGGACAGCGGGACCTACCAGTGTTGTGCCACAAGCCAGAGGCCAGATATGCGCCTTCAGGGccactttttctctgttttagtCACAG AGGCAGGGAACTACACAGTCAAAGGATTGAAGCAAAGAAGACACCTTGAGTTCACTCACAGTCAAGGCACTCCCAGTTCAGGCTTCCTGCAAAAGGTCTGGGTGATGCTGGCCACTAGCCTGCTGGCCCTTCAAG